A DNA window from Corvus cornix cornix isolate S_Up_H32 chromosome 13, ASM73873v5, whole genome shotgun sequence contains the following coding sequences:
- the HNRNPAB gene encoding heterogeneous nuclear ribonucleoprotein A/B isoform X2, which translates to MSEAEQQLAAGATQNGHEAAESAGEQQAETGGAPAAAAGAAGAAGAAAAAGAGPAAGTAGTAASQNGAEGDQINASKNEEDAGKMFVGGLSWDTSKKDLKDYFTKFGEVTDCTIKMDPNTGRSRGFGFILFKEPGSVEKVLEQKEHRLDGRLIDPKKAMAMKKDPVKKIFVGGLNPEATEEKIREYFGEFGEIEAIELPMDPKTNKRRGFVFITFKEEDPVKKVLEKKFHNVSGSKCEIKVAQPKEVYQQQQFSSGGGRGSYGGRGRGGRGGGQGSANYGKTPRRGGHQNNYKPY; encoded by the exons ATGTCGGAAGCGGAGCAGCAGCTGGCGGCTGGCGCCACCCAGAACGGGCACGAAGCGGCCGAGAGCGCCGGGGAGCAGCAGGCCGAGACCGGAGGGgctccggcggcggcggcgggagctgcaggagcggcgggagcggcggcggcggctggaGCCGGCCCAGCGGCGGGAACAGCGGGCACGGCCGCCAGCCAGAATGGGGCCGAGGGCGACCAGATCAACGCCAGCAAGAACGAGGAGGACGCGGG GAAGATGTTTGTTGGTGGCCTCAGTTGGGATACAAGCAAAAAAGACTTAAAAGATTACTTCACCAAATTTGGTGAAGTAACTGACTGTACGATAAAGATGGACCCTAACACAGGAAGATCCAGAGGCTTTGGATTTATTCTCTTCAAAGAGCCTGGGAGTGTTGAAAAG GTTCTGGAACAGAAAGAACACAGACTAGATGGACGACTAATTGATCCCAAGAAGGCCATGGCAATGAAAAAGGATCcagtgaagaaaatatttgttggTGGACTAAACCCAGAAgccacagaagagaaaatcagGGAATACTTTGGAGAGTTTGGAGAG ATTGAAGCAATTGAACTGCCAATGGATCCAAAGACCAACAAAAGGAGGGGGTTTGTGTTCATCACTTTCAAGGAAGAGGATCCAGTGAAGAAGGTTTTGGAGAAGAAATTCCATAACGTCAGTGGAAGCAAG tgtgAGATTAAGGTAGCACAGCCAAAAGAAGTGTACCAGCAGCAACAGTTCAGTAGTGGCGGAGGAAGAGGTAGCTAtggaggaagaggcagaggtGGAAGAGGCGGTG GTCAAGGCAGTGCAAATTATGGGAAGACACCAAGACGTGGTGGTCATCAGAATAACTACAAGCCATATTGA
- the LOC104689598 gene encoding 5-phosphohydroxy-L-lysine phospho-lyase isoform X2, which yields MAVLMILKSLFLPLNSSCKLFFSNDPLKIVKAKGQYMYDENGRQYLDCINNVAHVGHCHPDIVKAAHEQNQLLNTNSRYLHDNLVDYAERLSKTLPEKLCTFYFLNSGSEANDLALRLARQYTKHEDVIVLDHAYHGHLTSLIDISPYKFRNLEGQKEWVHVAPVPDTYRGLYREDHEDSVTAYADEVKNIIEHAHKRGRKIAAFFAESLPSVGGQIIPPAGYFQKVAEHVHKAGGVFIADEIQVGFGRVGKHFWAFQLQGEDFIPDIVTMGKPIGNGHPLACVATTKEIAEAFSATGVEYFNTFGGNPVSCAIGLAVLDVIEKEHLQAHATEVGNFLMKTLKEQQIKHPIIGDVRGCGLFIGVDLIKDQAERTPATAEAEDLITRLKEKYILLSTDGPGRNVLKFKPPMCFNMEDAKFVVETIDKILTDMEKECLNQEKTSVCST from the exons ATGGCTGTACTAATGATCCTGAAGAGCCTGTTCCTCCCTCTGAA CTCTTCTTGCaagctgtttttttctaatgatCCACTGAAGATTGTGAAGGCAAAAGGCCAGTATATGTATGATGAGAATGGGAGACAGTACCTTGACTGTATAAACAATGTCGCTCATG TTGGGCACTGTCACCCTGATATAGTAAAGGCAGCCCATGAACAGAATCAATTGTTAAATACAAATTCTCGTTACCTTCATGACAACTTGGTTGATTATGCAGAAAGACTTTCAAAAACACTACCTGAGAAATTATGCACCTTCTATTTTTTGAATTCTGG ATCTGAAGCCAACGACCTTGCCCTGAGATTGGCACGGCAGTACACAAAACATGAGGATGTTATCGTTTTAGACCA TGCTTACCATGGACATCTGACATCTTTGATTGACATAAGCCCATATAAATTCAGAAATCTAGAAGGACAAAAGGAATGGGTCCATGTG GCTCCTGTTCCAGACACATATAGAGGACTTTATAGAGAAGACCATGAAGATTCAGTAACAGCCTATGCTgatgaagtaaaaaatattattgagCATGCACATAAGAGAGGCAGAAAG ATTGCTGCATTTTTTGCTGAATCTCTACCAAGTGTGGGTGGTCAAATCATTCCCCCAGCAGGCTATTTTCAGAAGGTTGCAGA GCATGTGCACAAGGCAGGAGGTGTATTTATTGCTGATGAAATTCAAGTTGGCTTTGGCAGAGTTGGCAAGCACTTCTGGGCATTCCAGCTTCAGGGAGAAGATTTTATACCCGATATTGTCACTATGGGGAAACCAATAGGAAATGGGCACCCGCTTGCTTGTGtagcaacaacaaaagaaattgcAGAAGCATTTTCAGCCACTGGAGTAGAGTATTTTAATACA TTTGGTGGAAACCCTGTTTCATGTGCCATTGGATTAGCTGTGTTAGATGTGATTGAGAAAGAACACCTTCAGGCTCATGCCACAGAGGTAGGCAACTTCTTGATGAAGACACTCAAGGAGCAGCAAATCAAGCATCCCATCATTGGTGATGTCAG agGTTGTGGCTTATTCATTGGAGTGGACTTAATCAAAGACCAAGCAGAAAGGACTCCAGccacagcagaagcagaggattTAATAACAAG acttaaggaaaaatatattctacTGAGTACAGATGGGCCAGGAAGAAATGTGCTGAAATTCAAGCCCCCAATGTGCTTCAATATGGAGGATGCAAAATTTGTTGTGGAGACAATTGACAAAATACTAACAG ATATGGAAAAAGAATGTCTGAACCAAGAGAAAACATCCGTTTGTTCTACCTGA
- the LOC104689598 gene encoding 5-phosphohydroxy-L-lysine phospho-lyase isoform X1, protein MRAAQPRSRQQTLALRRQLVGSSCKLFFSNDPLKIVKAKGQYMYDENGRQYLDCINNVAHVGHCHPDIVKAAHEQNQLLNTNSRYLHDNLVDYAERLSKTLPEKLCTFYFLNSGSEANDLALRLARQYTKHEDVIVLDHAYHGHLTSLIDISPYKFRNLEGQKEWVHVAPVPDTYRGLYREDHEDSVTAYADEVKNIIEHAHKRGRKIAAFFAESLPSVGGQIIPPAGYFQKVAEHVHKAGGVFIADEIQVGFGRVGKHFWAFQLQGEDFIPDIVTMGKPIGNGHPLACVATTKEIAEAFSATGVEYFNTFGGNPVSCAIGLAVLDVIEKEHLQAHATEVGNFLMKTLKEQQIKHPIIGDVRGCGLFIGVDLIKDQAERTPATAEAEDLITRLKEKYILLSTDGPGRNVLKFKPPMCFNMEDAKFVVETIDKILTDMEKECLNQEKTSVCST, encoded by the exons ATGCGGGCGGCACAGCCGCGCTCCCGGCAGCAGACCCTGGCCCTGCGGCGGCAGCTCGTCGG CTCTTCTTGCaagctgtttttttctaatgatCCACTGAAGATTGTGAAGGCAAAAGGCCAGTATATGTATGATGAGAATGGGAGACAGTACCTTGACTGTATAAACAATGTCGCTCATG TTGGGCACTGTCACCCTGATATAGTAAAGGCAGCCCATGAACAGAATCAATTGTTAAATACAAATTCTCGTTACCTTCATGACAACTTGGTTGATTATGCAGAAAGACTTTCAAAAACACTACCTGAGAAATTATGCACCTTCTATTTTTTGAATTCTGG ATCTGAAGCCAACGACCTTGCCCTGAGATTGGCACGGCAGTACACAAAACATGAGGATGTTATCGTTTTAGACCA TGCTTACCATGGACATCTGACATCTTTGATTGACATAAGCCCATATAAATTCAGAAATCTAGAAGGACAAAAGGAATGGGTCCATGTG GCTCCTGTTCCAGACACATATAGAGGACTTTATAGAGAAGACCATGAAGATTCAGTAACAGCCTATGCTgatgaagtaaaaaatattattgagCATGCACATAAGAGAGGCAGAAAG ATTGCTGCATTTTTTGCTGAATCTCTACCAAGTGTGGGTGGTCAAATCATTCCCCCAGCAGGCTATTTTCAGAAGGTTGCAGA GCATGTGCACAAGGCAGGAGGTGTATTTATTGCTGATGAAATTCAAGTTGGCTTTGGCAGAGTTGGCAAGCACTTCTGGGCATTCCAGCTTCAGGGAGAAGATTTTATACCCGATATTGTCACTATGGGGAAACCAATAGGAAATGGGCACCCGCTTGCTTGTGtagcaacaacaaaagaaattgcAGAAGCATTTTCAGCCACTGGAGTAGAGTATTTTAATACA TTTGGTGGAAACCCTGTTTCATGTGCCATTGGATTAGCTGTGTTAGATGTGATTGAGAAAGAACACCTTCAGGCTCATGCCACAGAGGTAGGCAACTTCTTGATGAAGACACTCAAGGAGCAGCAAATCAAGCATCCCATCATTGGTGATGTCAG agGTTGTGGCTTATTCATTGGAGTGGACTTAATCAAAGACCAAGCAGAAAGGACTCCAGccacagcagaagcagaggattTAATAACAAG acttaaggaaaaatatattctacTGAGTACAGATGGGCCAGGAAGAAATGTGCTGAAATTCAAGCCCCCAATGTGCTTCAATATGGAGGATGCAAAATTTGTTGTGGAGACAATTGACAAAATACTAACAG ATATGGAAAAAGAATGTCTGAACCAAGAGAAAACATCCGTTTGTTCTACCTGA
- the HNRNPAB gene encoding heterogeneous nuclear ribonucleoprotein A/B isoform X1: MSEAEQQLAAGATQNGHEAAESAGEQQAETGGAPAAAAGAAGAAGAAAAAGAGPAAGTAGTAASQNGAEGDQINASKNEEDAGKMFVGGLSWDTSKKDLKDYFTKFGEVTDCTIKMDPNTGRSRGFGFILFKEPGSVEKVLEQKEHRLDGRLIDPKKAMAMKKDPVKKIFVGGLNPEATEEKIREYFGEFGEIEAIELPMDPKTNKRRGFVFITFKEEDPVKKVLEKKFHNVSGSKCEIKVAQPKEVYQQQQFSSGGGRGSYGGRGRGGRGGAQSQNWNQGYGNYWNQGYGNQGYGYQQGYGGYGGYDYSGYGYYGYGPGYDYSQGSANYGKTPRRGGHQNNYKPY; the protein is encoded by the exons ATGTCGGAAGCGGAGCAGCAGCTGGCGGCTGGCGCCACCCAGAACGGGCACGAAGCGGCCGAGAGCGCCGGGGAGCAGCAGGCCGAGACCGGAGGGgctccggcggcggcggcgggagctgcaggagcggcgggagcggcggcggcggctggaGCCGGCCCAGCGGCGGGAACAGCGGGCACGGCCGCCAGCCAGAATGGGGCCGAGGGCGACCAGATCAACGCCAGCAAGAACGAGGAGGACGCGGG GAAGATGTTTGTTGGTGGCCTCAGTTGGGATACAAGCAAAAAAGACTTAAAAGATTACTTCACCAAATTTGGTGAAGTAACTGACTGTACGATAAAGATGGACCCTAACACAGGAAGATCCAGAGGCTTTGGATTTATTCTCTTCAAAGAGCCTGGGAGTGTTGAAAAG GTTCTGGAACAGAAAGAACACAGACTAGATGGACGACTAATTGATCCCAAGAAGGCCATGGCAATGAAAAAGGATCcagtgaagaaaatatttgttggTGGACTAAACCCAGAAgccacagaagagaaaatcagGGAATACTTTGGAGAGTTTGGAGAG ATTGAAGCAATTGAACTGCCAATGGATCCAAAGACCAACAAAAGGAGGGGGTTTGTGTTCATCACTTTCAAGGAAGAGGATCCAGTGAAGAAGGTTTTGGAGAAGAAATTCCATAACGTCAGTGGAAGCAAG tgtgAGATTAAGGTAGCACAGCCAAAAGAAGTGTACCAGCAGCAACAGTTCAGTAGTGGCGGAGGAAGAGGTAGCTAtggaggaagaggcagaggtGGAAGAGGCGGTG CTCAAAGTCAAAATTGGAATCAAGGTTATGGCAATTACTGGAACCAGGGTTATGGGAATCAAGGATACGGCTATCAGCAAGGTTATGGTGGCTATGGAGGCTATGATTATTCAGGATATGGGTATTATGGATATGGACCAGGCTATGATTACA GTCAAGGCAGTGCAAATTATGGGAAGACACCAAGACGTGGTGGTCATCAGAATAACTACAAGCCATATTGA